The DNA segment CTCGGGGCCGTGACCACTGCCGCGTCTCCCCCGCAGGAAGCGCGCCCCCGGGGCCGGTCCCCCAGGGCCTGATCCGCGTCTACAGCATGAGGTTCTGCCCGTTCGCCCAGAGGACGCTCCTGGTCCTGAAGGCCAAGGGAATTGGGTGAGGACCCAGGCAGGGGCCGTTCCCCCAGCCGCCCGGGAACCAGCTGCTGCGGGGCGGCCGGGGGGGAACCTCGGATTGGGCCCCAGGGCTTCCTTTCCTGCAAAATAAACTATTCTCAGACTTTTGGGGGGACAGAGCAAATTATGAACCCACTTCCCAGGGTGAGAGGTAGGGGGAATGCCACAGATTACACCAGTCTAGGACTCCCCATTTAGATCAACCTAACCACTTTATGGATTAGAAAAGCTGAGGCTCTGGTAAAGCTGGTGATACGGGAGATCACTTGACAGCAGCGCTTTTGGGTCTGGTAGATCCCTGATTCTTGGTCCACTGCCCTTTTGCTTTCACCCCACTTCTACATTCATGTCTGATATCTAATACTGTTTGCTGTTATTCTGAGTATATAGTCCCTTCCCTAATAGTTGGTAATTTACCCCAGGACAGAGTCCAGGCCTTGACCGTCCTGGCAGAGTGCTGAGTTAATTGTactggacatattttttttttttaattttttttttcaacgttttttatttatttttgggacagagagagacagagcatgaacgggggaggggcagagagagagggagacacagaatcggaaacaggctccaggctccgagccgtcagcccagagcccgacgcggggctcgaactcacggaccgcgagatcgtgacctggctgaagtccgacgcttaaccgactgcgccacccaggcgccccagtactggACATATTCTTATAGGTTGGGTTGTTGGTTGAGTCAAAGTGTCTATGCCTAAAAATTTAGTCTTTTGCAAAGCCTCTTTGAAATTAGCATGGTTTTTTTGACCAATGGGTTATGCATAGAGAGTATGCGATAGTCAGTTGGCTCCTGATACCAAATATCCATTGGAATCCCCTCCCTTCCAATGATCTTTGGAATTTGTTGAGCAGACATTAGATACCTGTGGTGTGGAAGTTTAAAACATAGCCCCCATTCTTAAGAAATTTTCCATCCATGTGCTTAAGGTTTATAAACTAATTTTAGTTTTCTAGGGGGAGAATTAGGCAGACAATAATTTTACCTAAAAGAATGTAAGATGCATtctttttctgaaggaaaaaagtttcttcttttaattgtttctttaatgtttatttttgagagagacagacagtgtgtgagcaggggaggggcagagagagagggagacacagaatctgaagcaggctccaggctctgagctgtcagcacagagcccgatgtggggcttgaactgacaaatggtgagatcatgacctgagctgaagtgggatgcctaaccaactgagccacccaggcgccccaaaaatatttttgaattagccATCACTTCACTAAAATTTGCATCTTATTTGGATGAAATTGATTCTGAACACATAGCAAAATGCTCAACATTCAATAACATCTATCCCAAACTTTGTATTTTATCCTAATCTTATTCAAATTGGATTGAAAAAAGATGTATCTTATGCTTATGTAATTGGAAagtataggggctcctgggtggctcagtcggtcaagtgtctgacttcagctctggtcatgattcgcagtcagtgagttcaattcccgcatcaggctctgtgcctggatcctgttttggatcctgtgtctccctctctctctctgcccctccccactcacactctgtctctgtctctcaaaaattaataaacattaaaaataaaaataaaaggataggaGCAAGCACAGCTGGCTTGGGAGGCATAAAATCCTGGTTAATGTGCCCCGCTGGAACACTAGGTTGAAAACAACCTACCTTATTTACTGGGAcagttttccaaaggaaaactGGACTGATTTTACCCAAATAGTGTGTGTATGGGGGTGAAGAATGGTAACAGGAAACAACAGAGGTCTTCTACATTCTGAATCAGTTTTCAGTTTCACACCCAGAAGACTTTTATTGGACAGGTGCTACATTTTCACATGGTATAACCTGACAAAGCGTGGTTTTCTCTAAAAAGTGCATCTTCCAACTCGTGGCAGGTGTGTTGACTTGTTAGCTCATAATGTCAGGTTGACAAATCCAAGTGTGTTCTAAGTGTGTTctttatcacaaaaaaaaaaacccattttgttgttgttgttgttggtataAAACAACTTTTGTTTCATGGTATAAAAATTTCAGAAGTGTTGATAATTCCTTGGCAGGGAGCTGGCCTTGTATTTCTTTCCATGGCTTGTATCTGAGTTCCAGTAATCTGTCCGCACACAAACCTCTTGATACACAAATGCTAGGGTTCATTGTAGCCATTTCTGTTTCCATGGGGGATTACATATTTAAATCCTCAAACTAAATACTATTCTAACTTCTGAGGTGGATGGGGAAGTAGGAAACAAAAGGTGTTGgtgtgttattatttttgagtAACTAACCTGTTCTGTTGAATGATTACTCAGATTTAACAATTATATgaagctttcctttcttttatttcctctacaATCTCTCAGGCAAGAAACAAGTTAGATCTAATTACAGTCTGAATATAGCttggatttcatttgttttcctccttttggGTTTGCTTAGCGTAGCTTACTCAcgtaacatttaaaaacaaacaaacaaacaaaaaaaccaataatGCATGGACATTTAATCTGAAACTTGGTTTTGTGGGTGGATTTTTTGcattccttaacatttttttaaaaatgaggaccTTTCTACTCAATTTAGCAAGAGGAATTGAATTTTATCATGTTGATTCTCTTATAGTAGGTAATGGATACAATTCAATTATGTACCTCCTATAATTTGCAATGATACCTTATACCCCAAAGTGGATTATCTTATTGACAATCTTGAAGCATtttccacttattcattcattcaataaatatttactgagtaccctATCTGAAACCACTTTTATTTTCACAGCAtttaaatctgtttaaaattttactcacttacatgtttgtttattaatatGAATTAGATACACAAAATCCCCGCtttcaaggagcttacattctagggaGGTGACATAATAAACAGGTAAATAAGTGAGCAAAGTAATTTCAGATACGTGTCATCAGGAAAACAAGATGATCATGTTAATAGAGGCTCTCAGCAGCTTCAGagagggtggtcagggagggcctctTGGAATGGTGTTTGACCTGAGAAGAcaggcagagaaggcagaggaacaATAAATGTTAATGTTCTAAGGTGAAAATATGTTTGGCAAATTCAGGGAATATAAAAAAGGCCAGTGTGCCCAGATTGTAATGACCAGAGGGAAAGTTATAGGAAACAGGTGTGACAAGTAAGAACAGGCCAGATCACATGCCACAGAGGGGCTTAGAGTTTATGCTCATTGCAATGAGGAGCAATCAAGGGGTTGCAAGCAGGAGGGTGGCCTGATTCAATTTACTTGTGTGTGGAAAATGGACTGTAGGGAGGGCACAGTGGAAGCAGTGGCCAGTGGGAGACTACTATAGTGGTCCAGCTGGCAGATGATGTTTTGGACCAGATGGTAGCAGTATAGCTGAAAAGTGGATATGATTTTGAGGTCTAGCCGACAGGTCTTGATGATCCATCCATTTATTTgactggaggcagagggagcaagggagaaggAATCAAGACTGATTTGATTCCTAAATTTGGGGTCCAATCAGCTAAGTGGATGGTAGGGCTGGTAAGGATCTACTCagaagtaccaaaaaaaaaaaaaaaaagaaagaaagaaagaaaaagttccaCTCTCTTGATTGTCTTTTGTGTGTCTTTCAGGCATGAAATCATCAACATCAACCTGAAAAATAAGCCTGAGTGGTTCTTTACGAAGAATCCCTTTGGTCTGGTGCCAGTTCTGGAAAACAGTCAGGGTCAACTGATCTATGAATCTGCCATTACTTGTGAGTACCTGGATGAAGCATATCCAGGGAAGAAGCTGTTGCCAGATGACCCCTATGAGAAAGCTTGCCAAAAGATGGTCTTTGAGTTATTTTCtaaggtgtgtgtgtataagaaatCTCAGCTCTTATTTGAACAAACTTTGTTGTTTAAGCTAAATCGGTGTTGTCATTTATGACTCAGGAgtgtgggaaaggaaaagaaagcagtgCTCTTATCTGCTCTGACATGTCCTGCAAGTCCTTTCACCATCCAGTTCCTGTTTGCCTCTCCAATGTTAGCCCTCCTTACTCTTTGGACACTGTATTCCAGCCGCTGAATATTTAGCTTTCCCAGACTTGCCACCTCCTCCTTAAATCTTCCCCCTTCTCACTTTGCCTGGTTATCTCCAAGTTCTCGTTCATGTATCTGCTCAGGTTCTGCTGCCTTCCAGAAGCTTGTCCGCGCTGGCTTAGTGCCCAGCTGTGTTCCCACATGTGCTAACTTCTCTGGGCCAGTGACTGCCTGCCTTCTTGCCTGTGTGTTGCACCAgggctgtgagctccttgaaggtgAAGCCATGTTCCCATCACTGTTGGCTCACTGCCTAGGTCTGTGACCAACTCTGCCTCTTCCTAGTTGTGTGACTCTGAGAAAGTTACTCATTTACTTCTGTGCCTCAGCTCATCGCTTGTAAAAGGAGTATAATaactgctccttttttttttttaatttttttttcaacgttttttatttatttttgggacagagagagacagagcatgaacgggggaggggcagagagagagggagacacagaatcggaaacaggctccaggctccgagccatcagcccagagcctgacgcggggctcgaactcacggacccgcgagatcatgacctggctgaagtcggacgctcaaccgactgcgccacccaggcgccccaataactgCTCCTTTCTTGCAGATAAAAATCAGTTTATATAAAACACCTAGAGCAGAGTCTGACACATGGTAAATACTGTGTTAGCTCTTGTGGTTCTAGCCACAGTGTCTAGCAGCGGGCATCTACTGTGTGTTGGCAGTAGTTCTTAGCTGAGTAAATGACATTCTTGTAGAAGAACTATTTTAATCAGCATCAAGGTTGTAGATAGTTCAAACAATTGATATTAACAAAGAAATGCCCAATAGTAGACAACAGGTATAGCTATGTCAAGTTATCTCTATACCCCTGTTATTTATCAGAATATATGTTGGCATATCTTGTCTTCTTTAAATGGTTAAAGAAATACCTAGAAGGTGGAACTTACAGAGAGAATGTATTATGTAAGGAGACATTGCAAAGGGAAGCcaatggggaaggaagagggagttGTCTGGCttagcagaaggagagggaaatagCAGATACCTGCTGTCAAAAGTGATAGACAGGGAACATGGCAATTAGAAGAAAGGTGTTggagaattcaaaaaaaaaaaaaaagtaacgaGATTCATTGTAGaggcatctgactggctcagttggtagagcatgagactcgacctcagggttgtgagttcaagcgccatgttgggtgtagagattacttaaaagaaaaaaaaaaagattcattgtATTGTCTCGAAAGAAAATAAGCTAAAAGCTGGAGATGTTCACCATTACTTCCCAGCTCACATTCAGGGAAAAGGTGGCCTTAGGTACCATatgccccctccctcctggccaCAGCTCTCAGCAAACCAGAAATGCCCCCACCTGTACCTGCAGCCAATCATCTTCTTTCTTGAGAACttgaaactgagacacagagattaACAGTAAAGGTGTTGAAGCtttagagatgtgtgtgtgtgtataaatgtgtgtgtgtgtatatatatatatgtgtgtgtgtgtgtgtgtttatataattGGAGGCTTAACAAACCAAAGGcatgtaaaaaatacattttttaaggaaGCAGAAATTAAGAGCATTGCAAAGGGACTTGATATCTTGATATACAGGAAACCATATGGAGCAGACATTTAAGGCAAGGCAGGGATAGATAAAGCAGGCATGCCCAGATGGAACTGCGTGCAGAAGTGCTGCCAGCAAACTTTCAGTTCCAAAGAGGGCAAGCTGTACCGATAGGGACAGGATATCAGGACATTCTCCTGGATTTTTACAAGCACCTGTTGATAAACTGAGACGAGTGGACTTCAAGCTCTTGCAgtgagaaaacacacaaatgcCTCCAGCAGGAGCCCTACAGCATCTGGCACTACGCCTGTGAGTCTTCAGGTAGTCAGCCCCTTCGAACACCCTTCTCATGTCCTCCCCGAGGTGGAAAGCAGAAAAATTCTCTTCCCCAGCTCCCTTTGCAGCTGGGGCCAATGCCTGGGACCTAGGCTCTTCCTGTCAGAAACACACATGGTGGAGCTGGGCTCAGAAATGAGCCATGTGGCGCTTGCTTCAGCAGCGCATGTATGAAAATTGGAACCATCCATCCCCTGCACCAGGATGACATGCAAATTTGCAGagcgttccatatttttaaaaaaggcatggTGGGGGGGCGCAGTCAGGTAAgcctccaacttgggctcaggtcatgatctcacagttcaggagttcgagccccccaacaggctctgtgctgagagctcagggcctggagcctgctttggattctgtgtctccgtctctgcctctatctctggctctctctcaaaaataaacattaaaaaaaaattttttttaaaggtaaaaaaagatgagaaacgAGCAATGTGGGGAGACAGGCTTGGGGCAGGGCACTGATTCTGCTGGTGggagtggcaggggagggggtgggagggtggcgCAGAGCCCCAGGCTTTCGGGAGCAGTGGCGGTTGCAAGATTAAATTCCGGGCTTTAGTTACCTCTGAGTCCCACTTCTGGCAAAGGTACAAACCGCAGCACCTAGTGCTCAGCTCACTGGCAGCAGTGGGTGCTTCCCATGAGGTCAGCTCGGAGCATGATTTTGGAATGTTCCAGCTTAgttctcagcctttttttttttttttttcagcctctCAATAATTCAATGGGCCactcaatactttttaaaaggtatttttggCTCAAACTCGCCAAAGTGGGTTCTACTATTTGCAACTTATAAAATCCTGAGCAAACAGCACCTTTCACCGCAAAATTGTTTCTAAGATTGATACCTGACCTCTGTGAACACAGGAATGGGTGCACCTTTCAAGTTTCTCAAACACCCTGAACTGGGACTCTGAGGGTTCAGTGAGGGGGCCGGTACAGTTAGCCTCACACTGACAGTAAGAAATTACTCTGTCTAGGTTCCCCCTTTGGTAACAAGCTTCATTAGAAGACAAAATAACGAAGACGGCTCTGGCCTAAAAGAAGAATTGCGTAAAGAATTCAGCAAGTTAGAGGAGGTAATCTCTTCTCCTAGCTTTTATCAGAGTAAATGATACACTGTTCctgccctcttctttctttctattcccgTTTCCCAAATCACTTTGTGACAGTTAGTAATAACATCAATTAAGGAATTTTAGGTTACAACAGATTGCTATAAGCAGGTGCATTTAAGATAGAAATCAACAcacctaaaaatattttgtcatggcttgcttttaaaacaatttgttgCACTGATGTTAACAAGGGGGAGAAATGCACTGATATTTCCACAATTTGtcacctgttttcatttttccatgcCTGTTTCTAGTCCTCAtccatatattaaaacaaaaaaacaacaaaaagaaaggaagaaaggaaggttaACATAACTGTAATCAGGGCATAGATATTATTCTGTGTTTTTTCCacttaataatacataataaacatttccCACCACAGTTTGCCATGAATTGTAAAGAAACTTGGAGAAGCCTGGCTGAGTTTTTACCTCCCTTGGGGCAAAGCTGCCATTTGGGCCTTTAGATCAAGTCTTTCTCTTGGTCTTGAAACATACCATTTCCTTGCTCAGCCTTGGGTTTTTACTAGACATAGTTCCTGTCTTGTATGGGAATGTATCCTATATTTTGTCAGTTTGAAGTTTGCTGTAGACTTTCTTCACAactttttttcattaagaaaaatgtttctagtctgtaaaaaacaaaaagtaaaaaacaaaaagtcatgcATTAGTGTTAGACTTTACTGAATGTTTTGTCTATATATATTACATCTATTGATATGTTCATAGAATTTTTTACCTTTAATCTGATAAATATGGTGTTATTGACAGATTTTTCTGGTGTTAAACCATCCTAGCATTACTTGTTTTCAATGGATTTTTCTATATACTATAGAACTAGTGAATACTTAAAGGTGTTGTATATTAATGAGATTgagctattattttgttttcatagtgTCCTTATTTTTTATATCAAGGATATTCTAACCTGATAAAATGAGTTGGGTTACTTTCCCTGTATTTCTAATCTCAGAAACCATTTGATAGGGTTTGGCTGTTTCTGCTT comes from the Panthera uncia isolate 11264 chromosome D2, Puncia_PCG_1.0, whole genome shotgun sequence genome and includes:
- the GSTO1 gene encoding glutathione S-transferase omega-1 isoform X3 translates to MSGGSARSLAKGSAPPGPVPQGLIRVYSMRFCPFAQRTLLVLKAKGIGHEIININLKNKPEWFFTKNPFGLVPVLENSQGQLIYESAITCEYLDEAYPGKKLLPDDPYEKACQKMVFELFSKVPPLVTSFIRRQNNEDGSGLKEELRKEFSKLEEVLTNKKTTFFGGNSLSMIDYLIWPWFERLEVLELNECVDHTPKLKLWMAAMREDPAVSSLLIEAKAFRGFLDLYLQNSPEACDYGL